Proteins co-encoded in one Prescottella sp. R16 genomic window:
- a CDS encoding TIGR03619 family F420-dependent LLM class oxidoreductase: MKFTLEYPSDVPQAHPSLFSGASLARISRRAEICGFDAVCLADHPAPSAKWYRNGGHDTFEPVVALAFAAAATTSLTLMTNLFVLPFRNPYLAAKQLTTLDTLSGGRLVAGVGAGYLRSEFAALGVDFDRRAELFDESIDALCRIWTDPSTPVVGADFGGTGEMRLREPVQRPHPPVWIGGNSAAARRRVTQFGSGWCPVIADPGVSDAIRTPAIDGVDAFGAAVDDLGDQLERAGRSLSEIEIQVEAPAVDLDDAASVARWHRDVDRLRDAGATSLCVHADARSLAASEEFIDGYRQLMALVDTSDVPDSRP; this comes from the coding sequence ATGAAGTTCACACTGGAGTATCCGAGTGACGTCCCCCAGGCCCACCCGAGCCTGTTCTCGGGCGCGTCGCTCGCCCGGATCAGTCGGCGCGCCGAGATCTGCGGGTTCGATGCGGTGTGTCTCGCGGATCATCCCGCGCCGTCGGCGAAGTGGTATCGCAACGGCGGTCACGACACGTTCGAGCCTGTCGTCGCACTGGCGTTCGCAGCAGCGGCGACGACGTCCTTGACGCTCATGACGAATCTGTTCGTCCTGCCGTTCCGGAACCCGTATCTGGCGGCGAAGCAACTCACCACCCTCGATACCCTCTCCGGAGGCAGGCTGGTCGCAGGCGTAGGGGCCGGTTATCTGCGATCGGAGTTCGCGGCCCTGGGGGTCGATTTCGACCGCCGCGCCGAGCTGTTCGACGAGTCCATCGACGCACTGTGCCGAATCTGGACCGATCCGTCGACCCCGGTCGTAGGCGCCGACTTCGGCGGCACAGGTGAGATGCGGTTGCGCGAACCGGTTCAGCGCCCTCATCCGCCGGTGTGGATCGGCGGGAACAGTGCGGCGGCGCGGCGTCGGGTCACGCAGTTCGGTAGCGGATGGTGTCCGGTCATCGCCGACCCTGGTGTGTCCGACGCGATCAGGACTCCGGCGATCGACGGCGTCGACGCGTTCGGAGCCGCGGTCGACGACCTCGGCGACCAGCTCGAGCGAGCGGGCAGAAGCTTGTCGGAGATCGAGATTCAGGTCGAGGCGCCCGCCGTCGACCTCGACGACGCCGCGTCGGTGGCACGGTGGCATCGCGATGTCGACCGGCTACGAGATGCCGGCGCCACGTCACTGTGCGTGCACGCGGACGCGAGATCGTTGGCGGCTTCCGAAGAGTTCATCGACGGATACCGTCAACTCATGGCCCTGGTGGACACATCCGACGTTCCGGATAGTCGGCCCTGA